The window GGAAATTTTTAAAGAAACAACTGTTTATGAATATGACATATTAGCTACGCGTATTCGCGAACTAGCTTATTTAAACCGTGGTATTCGAATTACGATACAAGATGAACGTGAAGAAGAATTACGTTCAGATAGCTTCCACTTTGAGGGTGGGATTCGTGAGTATGTCGAACATTTAAATAAATCAAAAGAACCGATTCATGAACCAATTGATGTGACAGGCGAAAAGGACGGAATTGCAGTTGAAATTGCTATGCAATACAACGAAGGATTCTCTTCAAACATTTATTCATTTGCCAATAACATTAATACCTATGAAGGTGGTACCCACGAGTCTGGATTCAAAACAGCACTTACACGTGTAATCAATGACTATGCGCGTAAAAATAGCATGTTAAAAGATGCAGACACAAATCTTTCAGGTGAGGATGTACGTGAGGGGTTAACTGCAATTGTATCGGTTAAACATCCTGAGCCTCAATTTGAAGGGCAAACAAAAACAAAGCTAGGAAACTCAGAGGTAAGCTCTATTACAAACTCATTATTCTCTGAAGGATTCGAACGTTTTATGCTAGAAAACCCTTCTGTTGCACGTAAAATTATTGAAAAAGGTTTAATGGCTGCTCGTGCACGAGTTGCAGCGAAAAAAGCTCGTGAATTTACACGTCGTAAATCAGCATTAGAAATTTCAAGTTTACCAGGTAAACTAGCAGACTGTACTTCAACAAATCCATCTGAATCTGAAATCTATATCGTAGAGGGAGATTCTGCGGGTGGTTCAGCTAAATCAGGTCGTGACCGTTATTTCCAAGCAATCTTACCGTTGCGCGGAAAAATCTTAAATGTTGAAAAAGCGAATTTAAACCGTATTTTATCGAACGCGGAAATTCGTGCCATGATTACTGCCTTTGGTACGGGGATTGGTGAAGAGTTCGATTTAGAAAAAGCACGTTATCATAAAATTGTCATTATGACAGATGCCGATGTTGACGGAGCTCACATTCGTATATTATTACTTACATTCTTCTTTAGATTCATGCGTCCACTAATTGAAGCAGGCTATGTATATGCTGCTCAACCGCCTTTATATCAAATTAAACAAGGTAAACATGTGGAGTATTGTTACTCTGATGAAGAGCTTCAAGAAATATTAACTCGTTTAGGAAATACACCAAAACCAGTCGTTCAACGCTACAAAGGTTTAGGTGAGATGAACGCTGAACAATTATGGGATACAACAATGGATCCTGAGCATCGTACGCTTTTACAAGTGGAACTGGATGATGCCATGAGAGCAGATGAAATATTCCAAGAGTTAATGGGTGATGAGGTAGAGCCTCGTAGACGATTCATTGAAGAAAATGCAGTTTACGTTCAAAACTTAGATATCTAACTTCATTCAGTATAATTCTTCAATCTTCTATAAGTGGTGAGATGAACGCTAAAGGTACTCAATTCAGTTGGGGTTTGTCCCACTTAATGAAGCTATGCCTCCGGCGGGTGCCACAGATTTTTAATAGGAAATTTAAAGAGGGAGTTAGCCCATGATGGTCGTGTCCCTGCGATAAAGGCTAACTCCCCCGCATCTTGCAGGCCTTAGCTAAGATAAAATCTGGGCGCACATGTTTTGACTGCCACGAAAGCCTGCGACAGTCGCACATACGCCAAGGCGAATTTGATAAGATCGTTTTAAAAGGAGGTCTTCCTTGTGTCCGAAAGTCAACACGAAGGTGTAAAAGGAATAAAAATAAGTGAAGAAGTACAAACATCATTTTTAAACTATGCTATGAGTGTTATTGTTTCACGTGCATTACCAGATGTACGTGACGGTTTAAAACCTGTACACCGTCGTATTTTATATGGAATGCAAGAATTGGGAAATACATCTGATAAGCCCTATAAAAAGAGTGCTCGTATAGTCGGGGACGTTATGGGTAAATATCATCCACATGGTGACTCATCTATTTATGATGCAATGGTACGTATGGCGCAGCCTTTTAGCTATCGTTATATGCTTGTTGATGGTCATGGGAACTTCGGGTCTGTCGATGGAGATGGTGCAGCGGCGATGCGTTATACTGAATCTCGTATGTCGAAAATCACGATGGAAATGCTACGAGATATCAATAAAGATACAATTGACTATCAAGATAACTATGATGGCAATGAAAGAGAGCCAGTCGTATTACCTGCTCGTATCCCAAATCTATTATTAAACGGTGCATCAGGTATTGCGGTAGGGATGGCAACAAACATTCCACCACATCAATTAGGTGAAACAATTGATGCCGTGATTGCATTATCTGAAAATCCTGCCATCACAACAGAAGAATTGATGGAGATTATTCCTGGCCCAGATTTTCC is drawn from Lysinibacillus sp. SGAir0095 and contains these coding sequences:
- the gyrB gene encoding DNA topoisomerase (ATP-hydrolyzing) subunit B produces the protein MVALEEKQVQQAYDADQIQVLEGLEAVRKRPGMYIGSTSSKGLHHLVWEIVDNSIDEALAGFCDHITVAIEKENWIRVEDNGRGIPVSIQEKMGMPAVEVIMTVLHAGGKFGGGGYKVSGGLHGVGASVVNALSLDTEVYVKRDGHIHSIKFERGQTVQPLKVVGDSDETGTTTRFKADPEIFKETTVYEYDILATRIRELAYLNRGIRITIQDEREEELRSDSFHFEGGIREYVEHLNKSKEPIHEPIDVTGEKDGIAVEIAMQYNEGFSSNIYSFANNINTYEGGTHESGFKTALTRVINDYARKNSMLKDADTNLSGEDVREGLTAIVSVKHPEPQFEGQTKTKLGNSEVSSITNSLFSEGFERFMLENPSVARKIIEKGLMAARARVAAKKAREFTRRKSALEISSLPGKLADCTSTNPSESEIYIVEGDSAGGSAKSGRDRYFQAILPLRGKILNVEKANLNRILSNAEIRAMITAFGTGIGEEFDLEKARYHKIVIMTDADVDGAHIRILLLTFFFRFMRPLIEAGYVYAAQPPLYQIKQGKHVEYCYSDEELQEILTRLGNTPKPVVQRYKGLGEMNAEQLWDTTMDPEHRTLLQVELDDAMRADEIFQELMGDEVEPRRRFIEENAVYVQNLDI